The Vicia villosa cultivar HV-30 ecotype Madison, WI linkage group LG1, Vvil1.0, whole genome shotgun sequence genome includes a region encoding these proteins:
- the LOC131607382 gene encoding uncharacterized protein LOC131607382: protein MKSTIHKTEIFLVFFVLLNSVFLILEARPLSIIDTKNSDARDEVMDIFGWLSNSIGEIKQGVPVETLGGIKDSGPSSGGVGHKFTNLDTLGGIKDSGPSSGGVGHKFTNVDTLGGIKDSGPSSGDVGHKFTNRETLGGIKDSGPSPGEGH from the coding sequence ATGAAAAGCACTATCCACAAAACTGAGATATTCTTAGTTTTCTTCGTTTTGTTGAACTCCGTTTTCTTGATCTTAGAAGCTCGTCCATTGAGTATCATTGACACAAAAAACTCAGATGCTAGAGATGAAGTCATGGATATTTTTGGTTGGTTATCGAATTCTATTGGAGAAATCAAGCAAGGCGTGCCGGTGGAGACACTCGGAGGGATTAAGGATTCAGGTCCAAGTTCGGGAGGGGTGGGACATAAATTCACCAACCTAGACACGCTCGGAGGGATTAAGGATTCGGGTCCGAGTTCCGGAGGAGTGGGACATAAATTCACCAATGTAGACACACTCGGAGGTATTAAGGATTCGGGTCCGAGTTCGGGAGATGTGGGACATAAATTTACCAACAGGGAGACTCTTGGTGGAATTAAGGATTCCGGTCCATCACCTGGCGAAGGACATTAA